The DNA region CACTGGAGCATCGGGTTGTGTCAGGCGCATCGCACCCAGATTGTAAAGAAGCCCCTGAACTTGAAGCAACCCACTAAAATTGTCAGAAACTCGATCGCCATTTTTTTCATCAGTCAGGATGGAACTTTGCCAATCGAACCATTGATCGCTACCTATGTCTGTTTGCATAGCCAACAAAGTATTATCTAAATCATAAACAATGAGAATTTCTTTAGAGTCATAACGCTCTACTAGCTCCTGAACCTTTAGAGGAACATCTCGTAAATCCGATGTGGTATATTGGTCGAGTGCAACCGCCCAAGACGTCATCATAAAAAAGGCAATAAACACAAAGTACTTCATAAGATCTCCCTTTAATTTTGATACTTGTAAGAAAATTATCGGGGCATGTCCCGTCAGGAGTCGATCAGCATTAGGTTGGTTGTCGGTTAAGAATTACAACATGACGTATATGGTCATTGGCCGCTAACGGTGACAAAATCAGAAATGAAAATAACATCAGGGCTACAACTTTACATCGTGAGGTTTTGCCTTGGGCACACTATTTCATAAAATCGCAATTTTGTTTCGAATGATCTTTGGCCAATGGAACTGGCAGCCGCCTCAATGGCTTAAATTTGTATCTCATAAATTTCGAAACTCAGCGATCGGAAAAAAATGGGATCAACTGGTGGCTCGCGCCCAGCAAAATCCTCGGAAAACCAAAAAAATGACTCTTATGGCTGGGCTCACCTCGGTGGCGATCATCGCGTTGGGAATTGGGATCCAAGCGTATTTGGATTCCCTGCCCAAGCCGGACTATGTGGAGATTTCGGTATCCCCTCCTCTTGCGACCACACCCGATACGAAAACGGTTTATCCCGTCACTCTTACTTTTTCGAAATCTGCGGCAAGACTCGAATTGATACATCGCGATGTTTCTTCAATGGTAAAAATGTCTCCCGAGGTGTCGGGCTCTTGGAATTGGACGGATGACAAAACGCTAACCTTCACCCCGAATGCCGAAGCTTTTAAAACGGATTGGCTCAGTGGCACGGAGTACTCCGTCACTCTAAATTCGAAGATGTTCCCAGACCATGTGAAGTTTGAATCCTATAAAAAAACCTTTACCACTCCTGCGATCACGCTCTCGATGTACTCAGGCCGATATTACATCGATCCCCTTCAGCCAAAGAACAAAAAGGTCGTCGCGACGGTCTACGCCAGTCAGCCTATCAATACCGAAGAGTTTAAAAAAAGTATATCGATCACCTACCAATCGGCAGATAAGTCTCTTCTCGGGGGACAAGGGAAGTCACTGACTCCTCAAGTGACTTTTAATGCATATCTGACAGAAGCCTATATAGAGACCGAAAATATTTCGATCCCCGAGGTCGACTCGGTCGTTGAAATTTCGATTGATAAAGGAATTCCGTCAATGAGAGGTGGAAAACCCAGCGCCGCAGTAGCACAAACCAAAGTGGATGTTCCGGGTAAATATTCGGCGTTTCAGATCAGAGATGTTAAAATTATTTTTGCTCGAAATGAAAAATTTGAACCCGAGCAGGTTTTTGTTTTTGATACAAAAACCGAAGTTAAATCCGAGGATCTTCAAAAGGCGCTCAAAGTTTACTTACTTCCCGCTGATCATACTCCTCCAGGCTCAAAAAAAGTTGTTAAAAACTACAACTGGAGCTCCGCAAGCGAAGTCTCACCGGCTTTAAGAAAAGATCTCAAAGAAGTTGACCTGCAACTTCTACCGACCGAGGAAACTTACACGGCTCTTCATAGCTTTAAACTCAACGTTCCGATCAAACGCAGTCTACTGATCGAGATCACAAAGGGAGTCAAAGGACTCGGTGATTACGAGCTCGGAAAGACCTACACGGAAGTGATTCGCGTTCCCGACTACACCCCTGAGCTCATGTTTATGAGCGAAGGCTCCATCTTAAGTCTTTCGGGAGATCGCAAAATTCCCCTCCTCGCAAGAAACATCGAGAAAACTAAATTTAATATCGGTCGTGTTCTCCCTCATCAAGTGAACTTTATGATCTCTAAAATCTTCTACAGCGACGATTTTAAAAAGCCCTACACCCAAGATGTGGATAATATGATCATGGAGAACTTCGAGGAGGAGCAAAATCTCCCGATGAAATCCAAGACCGAAACGATTTATTTTTCTCTCGACTTGAAACCCTATATCAAAAACTCGAAGGGATTTTTTATCATTCGCGCTTCGGGAGTGAGTTCGAACCTCCCCGAGGCCCCGGAAGAATTTGAAAGCGAAGGGGACGGTGAATACGCCAGCGAAGAGGCTGGGACCTACTCCCCTCGTTCTTTGGAAGATCGTCGACTCATTATGGTGACCGATCTTGGACTTATCGCCAAGCAGAACACCGCGGGATCCACTTTAGTTTTTGTTCAAAACTTAAGATCCGGCTTGCCCGTCGAGGGAGCCACCGTTGAGATTATTGGGAACAATGGGCAGGCCTTTATTTCTCAGACGACCGACGCCAATGGACGCGTTACATTTCCAAAACTCGATAATTACAGGAACGAGAAAAAGCCCCTCGCTATCGTCGCTAAAAAAAGCGACGACGTGTCTTACCTCCCCTACCGCATGGGAGATCGCCAGCTTTCTTTTTCACGCTTTGATGTGGGGGGAGAAATCGAAAATGCGGATTCGGATCAACTGGCTTCTATGCTTTTCTCCGATCGAGGACTGTATCGTCCTGGAGATAAAGTCAATATTGGGATAATTCTTCGACCGAAGGTCAAATCCGATGCGATCACAAAACTCCCGTTGATGCTTGTGGTGACGGATCCGAGAGGTCACGTTTTTAAACGCGAAAAAATCCCGGTAAAGACTTTTAGTCTGCAGGATTTTAGTTTTAAAACTCACGATAACAGCCCAACCGGCGATTACGTCGTGTCCTTGGTCCTGATCAAAAAAGAAAAAGGCAACGAGCGTGAAGTGATCGTGGGCTCCACAACAATAAAGGTGGAGGAGTTTGTTCCTGATAAATTAAAAATCACAACTCAACTTATTCCTTATAAAACCAAGGGGTGGATCCCATTAGATAAAGTTGATGCCAAAGTCTATTTGAAAAACCTTTTTGGTTCCGCCGCCGAAAGTCGAAAGATTAAAGCCGAATACACCCTCACTCCGGTAAGCCCTTACATCGCCAAATTCAAAGATTACACTTTTATTAATCCCAACAGCAAAGACGCTCAATCTGTGAACGAATCTTTGACCGAAAAATTGACGGATCAAAAAGGCGAAACAGATTACCAGATCGATCTCAAAAAATTTCAAGGCTATTACCTTCTTCGCTTCAAAGCGGAAGGGTTCGAGGCCGAAGGGGGCCGCTCGGTGGACTCTATGATTTCGACCACCGTGAGCCAGCTCGATCACCTTGTGGGCTTTAAAGCCGATGGATCTTTGTCATTTATCAATAAGGACACCGAGAGAAATGTAAAACTCATTTCCCTCAATTCCGATCAGGACCCTAGCGAGAGCTCGGTGAAACTGGCTCTGACCGAAATCAAATACGTTTCGTCGTTGATGAAACAATCGGATGGAACTTTTAAATATCAATCGATTAAAAAAGAAAAAGAAATCGATACAAAAGATCTAAAAATTTCGAAGGCCGGGGCGTCGATAAAACTTCCGACCGATAAGGCCGGCCACTACGTTTATATCGTAAAAAACGATAAGGGAGATGAAATCAATCGGATCGATTTTAATGTGATCGGCGAGGCCAACCTCTCTCGATCCCTGGATCGAAATGCCGAGCTCCAAATCGTTCTCAATAAAGAGGATTATCAAAATGGCGAAGAGATCGAACTCCAGATCATCGCGCCTTACAGTGGCTCAGGCCTCATCACCATCGAACGAGATACAGTATATGCTCAAAAATGGTTTAAAACATCCTCGAATTCAACGGTTGAAAAGATCCGTATTCCCGAAGGTCTATCTGGAAATGCCTATGTGAATGTGACTTTCTTGCGCGACATTAATTCCAAAGAAATTTACATGAGTCCTTTAAGCTTCGGAGTCCAACCCTTTACGGTGAGCTTAGACCAACAAAAAACTCAAATTACCCTTAAGTCTCCGGAAAAAGTTCACCCTGGAGAAAAACTCTCGATCCAATATTCCGCGAGCCAACCCACCTCTCTCATCCTTTATGGGGTCGACGAAGGGATCTTGCAGGTTGCAAGATACAAACTCCCCAATCCTCTCTTGCACTTCTTCCGAAAGCGGGCCCTTCAAGTGGAGACGTATCAGTTGCTCGATCTTCTCCTGCCCGAGTTTTCTCTCCTTAAAGAAATGTCATCGACCGGAGGAGACGGCATGGAGGGTTCAGCGGGAGATAATTTAAATCCGTTTAAAGCTAAGGGACTGGCCCCGGTGGTATTTTGGTCGGGAGTTCTCAATGCCGACACCAACACTAAAACCTATACTTACGATGTTCCTGATTATTTTAATGGAAGCCTACGAATAATGGCCGTGGCGAGTTCCACCTCAGGAGTGGGATCCACCGAAAGCGCGTCGTTCTCCCGAGGGGACTTTATCATTACGCCCACCACCCCGGTCTTCATTGCTCCATCTGACGAAATCCATGTGGGCGTCAATGTTTCTAACCAAATCGAAAATTCAAAGAGCTCCACCGAGGTCAATTTGAGTGTGAATACCTCCGAGCAGCTCGAAGTGCTTGGAGAAAAAACGAAGAAACTCAACATTCCTCAAGGTCGAGAAGTGGGATCTTCATTTGTTCTCAAAGCCGGAGACCGTCTCGGAGTGGCCGACCTGCAGTTTTCGGCGACCAATGGAAAAGAATCCGCCACGTTTAAACATCAAGTGAGTTTAAGACCGGCAACGCCGCTCATCACAACCGTGGAGACCGGCATTGCGGGGAAATGGCCTCTGGATTTAAATCTCTCCCGCAAAATGTTTAAAGAGAAAGCCAGCAATACGCTGGCGATTTCTCCTACGCCGCTCGCGATCAGCTCGGGACTGATTCACTTTTTAAATGATTTTCCCCATGGCTGCACGGAGCAGATTGTTTCTCAAACAATTCCCAGCCTAGCATTGATGGGGCAAAAAGATCTTCCGTCTCATCTCAAAAAAGCGAAGGAAGCTCACGAGAATCTGATATCGGTCCTTAGGACACGGCAGACGCCTCAGGGAGGATTCTCATTGTATGGAAATAGCAATTCCGATTCCCACCCCGCGTCTCTTTACGTCATCCACTATCTTTTGGAAGCGCGCGAGCGAGGCCTGGATACGCCAGAAGACATGTCCGTGGCCATGACTTCTTATTTGCAATCTTCAGAATTAAGAAAGGTGGCAAGTCTTTCTCTGGCCCGCACTTTTGCGCAAGCTCTCTACCTTCAGGCACGTTCGGGGTTAGTTCCAACGAATGATTTAAACTTCCTCATGGAAGCCCTTCAGAAGTCCTTCAAGGATCAATGGAGGACCGACGCCATTGCGATCTATATCGCAGGCACCTATCAGCTCCTCCAGCAGGAGGACAAGGGCTGGACTCTTTTAAAAGATCTTAAAATGAATGAAACAAAGGTCGTCGACTTCTCCTCTTACTATGATTCAATATCACGCGACGCTCTTTTAATTAATATGGTGTCTCGTCATTTCCCGGGCCGACTCAAGGACGTATTAAATAACGAAGCTCTTCAAGCATTTGTAAAACCAATCTTGAATCGTCAGTTAAATACCGTGCAGGCGGCCCAAGTGATTCTTGCCTTCTCGAGTTTAAACACTTTAGCGGAAAAGAAAGGTTTCCCGGGCTCAATCCAAGCCCAACAGATCGTTTCTGGACAAGCCTCACCCATCGCACTTCCTAATAAACTTGTGAGTGAAGTGAGCGTAGGTCTTGATGCCGAAAAAGTAACGATCAGTGGAGATGAGTCCATGCTTCCGGTGTTTTACTCGATGACTCAAAAAGGCTTTGATCAAACTCTTCCTAATCAAGAAATCAAAAAGAAGATCGAAGTGTCGAGAGTCTTTGAAGATCACAAAGGAAAAGCTGTTTCCACTGTAAAAATGGGGGATGAAGTGACGGTCAAACTTCGACTTCGAGGGGTCGATAAAACATATATTCCCTATATCGTCATCGTGGACTTGTTCCCCGCAGGATTTGAACTTTTAAGAGACGAAGTGGTCTCCAATGCGGAGTCGCTCGAAAAGCGAGAGGATCGGTTATTAGTGTACACCTCCGCCTCGGAAACATTGCAGGAGATCACTTATAAATTAAAGGCCACTCATAAAGGAAAATTCTCTGTGCCTCCTGTTTTCGCCGAGTCCATGTATGACCGTTCAGTTCAATACATCGGCGTGGCTCAAAAGATCACGGTGGACTAGCAGATCTCCAATAATATCCATTTCAGCCTCCCCACCCAGACGTGAGGGGGCTTCTCCATTGACAGTCTCTCTCCCAACTGGCGAGCTAGAGATATCAACCCAAAAAAGGAGACTCACATGTCAAGGATGGCAGTACTTCTCGTATTCTCACTTTTAGCGTCAATTTCCTTCGCTCAGGAATCCAAGAGGGACGTCGAGCTCAAAGCCACGCAACTGCGCTTTGAATTCGCGAGCCAAGATGGCGACCTCCTTTATCAGTGCACTCACGAATTTATTGATTCGCTTCTCGACTACTCTGTCACTTGTTTTCGAGAGGAAGCTCCGGATTACAAGTGGAATTTTATCGTTCATCCACGACTTTTTGTCCACGAGCGCCCTCAGCCCCCTCACTTAAGCTACGAATTACTTTTCTGGGTGACCGATCGCCAATTGACCGGGGGTCATCTGGGACAATTTTTGGGAACGACCCTTTGGCTCCATTTGCAGGACGCAACGCCATTGATGGGTTTTGAAATCGGTCAAGACGTTCAAAACACCTTTGTTTTGAGAATGCACGTCAGATTATAAATCCCCATTTGAATTTGCATCCCCAATTGCGCTAGAATTGGGGCATGAAACGCTACGGGATCGTCTTTCTTATTGTACTGGTCACCGCCCTCATCGCGTCGCCTTTTCTCAAATTAAAAGTTCTTAACGGGGTTTCCTTTTCTCGCGAAGTCTATGACAAAAACGAAGTCTTACTCCGCCTGACTCTCTCTGGGGATGAGAAGTATCGAATATTTACTCGCCTCGAGGACATTCATCCTCAATTTGTGAAATCGGTGCTGCTGTTAGAGGATCAATACTTTTACTATCATTTTGGAATCAACCCTGTAGCTCTGGTCCGAGCTTTACTTTCTATCAACGAAGATACGGGACGTTCCGGAGCTTCGACCATCACGATGCAGTTGGCACGAATTCGTTTCGGGCTAAAAACACGAACATTGAAAGGAAAGCTCTTCCAGATGGTGCGCGCCCTTCAACTGGAATTGACCCACTCCAAAAAGGAAATTCTCGAAGCCTACTTAAATCTTGTTCCCTATGGAGGACCCATCGAAGGAGTTGGTGCGGCCAGCCGTATTTACTTTCATCGATCCCCTAAGGATCTCAGCCTTTCGGAATCTTTGCTTCTCGCGGTGATCCCGCAAAGCCCAAGTCGTCGCAGTCTCGTTCAAGGGGGTGAAACGCTAAACCCTTCCCTCCTTTCGGCCCGAGAACGTTTACTTCGACGTTGGATGGAGCAACATCCCGGTGATCGCGAACATCTCGTCAATCTGCAGCTGCCATTGGTCTCTCAGAAACTTAAAAGTTTACCGTTTCTTGCTCCGCACTTTTCGGAATACGCGTTACGTATGTCGACCTCCGTCAAAATAAAAACAACTTTGGATCTTCCACAACAAAAGATCCTCGAGGACAAAGTCAAAAGTTACGTGGAACGGCAAAGTCACTTCGGAATTCAAAATGCAACGGCTCTCATCGTCAATCACGAAGACATGTCCGTAGTGGCCGCCGTTGGCTCGAAAGACTTCCACGATGAATCGATCCAGGGGCAGGTCAACGGTTTACTCGCTCGCCGCTCTCCCGGCTCGGCCCTTAAACCCTTTGTTTATGCTTTGGCCTTTCAGCAGGGCCTAGGACACCCCAAAACTCTACTAAAGGACACACCGACAGAGTTTGCTCTCTACGATCCCGAGAACTTCGATAAAAAGTTTTTAGGGCCGATTTCCACGCAAGAGGCTCTCATTCATAGCCGAAATATTCCTGCACTTACACTTTCCAATCAATTGCGCCGTCCCGACTTTTATGAGTTTCTTAAATCTTCAGACATGCATCTCCCTCGCGATGCCGATTACTATGGGTTGAGCCTGGTTCTCGGGGGAACCGAAATCTCCCCTTGGGAACTGGCGCAATTTTATGCCATGCTCGCCAATAAAGGACGTTGGCAACCTCTCAAAATTTTTGAAACTCAAAAATTAGAATCGAGACAACAACTCACGCCCGAAGCATCGATAGTGACCTTATACATGTTGACTCATACACCTCCACTTCACACGGGATACCACAAGAAGTGGACCACTTCGGTTTATCCCGTCGCCTGGAAGACAGGAACTTCTCATTCATTTAGGGACGCTTGGACGGTGGGGGTGGTCGGTCCCTATGTCGTTGTGACCTGGGTCGGAAACTTCGACAACGCTCCCAATCCTCAGTTGATTGGCCGAGACATGGCGGCACCTCTGTTTTTCCAAATCATCGATTCTCTACCTGATCAACATCTTAAGAATCCAAACTGGCTCCAAGTGGCGGGCACCGAGCTCAAAAAAATTAATGTCTGCAAACTCTCGGGCCATCTTCCAGGTAAATATTGTCCCCACCAGGAATTGACGTGGTATCACCCGGGAGTCTCCCCCATAAAAACTTGTGATATTCACCGCCCGGTTCTTATTAGCAAAAGAACTGGCAAAAGAACATGCGGAGAACTCTCTGGAGAAACAGCGATCGAGATTTACGAGTTTTGGCCTTCTGATCTCAAGAATCTTTTTGCCAAGGCCGGAATTCGCCGCCAGGAACCTCCTGAATTTGAGGCTCAGTGTGATCTCTTCGCGGAGGACTCCAAAGGACAGGCTCCGCAAATCACATCGCCCGGGCGGAATATTTCTTATCTTAAAAGCTTATCTTCCGCGAGCGAGAATAATTTAATGAGTTTACAAGCTGTCGCTGATGGCGATGCCAAAGAACTCTATTGGTTCGTCGACAAAAACTTTATAGGAAAAACCAAAACGGATCAGACGCTGCAGTACTCACCCACCGTGGGCGAGCATTTGATCAGTGTCGTCGATGATCGTGGCCGAGCCGACCACCGCACCATTCAAATTGAAGCGGTTCAATAGAACTCTATATTTTTTTTAATTTCCCATCCTTTTATCGATAACATTTGAGAACTGTGAGATTTTCGCCCCGGGTTGTTATTCAGAGGGGTTTTTGTGGGTTATGGGGTTTTGTTCGCGACTTTAGTATCTATTTCTAATTTTGTTTTCGCTAACGATCATTGCACCTCGCAAACACAACGGCCCGAGCCGATCATCCGCCAAAGTGAATCTTCGTTTGGCCAAGAGATCGAAGATATTTCTGCACTTTTCGAGCGCTATGTTGTCTCTGGTCAACGTCTTGAATACCGGGGATTTATGGAGAGCGGAAAGTTCTTAGTTCCTCACATGGCAAGCAACGAGACCGCAAAGCCCGTAAAAGAGATTGTCGAATGGCCGCTTCATCTTCCCCAAGCGATTGCCATTCATCTCGAAAAAGCTTTCGAAAAGGGCTATGCGAATTTTCCAATCATGGCGGACATGGGCCATGGACATTTTTATATTCCCAGCGAAGATTACAAAGCTCTTAGAAATCGACCTTACAAGGAGGTGATCCACGCGGTCTTGCATCACCCTCGCCTTCGCATTTTGTATCACACCGCCGAGCATCTCGCCTACGTGAGTGATCAACAGACAATCGTCCCGCGCTACGAATTCCTCCGAGCTCACCGAAACATCGTGGGTTCGATCGACGCTCCGGAAGATATTCAAATCGTGAGTGAGCCCTCTATCAATAATACCGTAGGAGGCCTCCCTGGCTGGTCAGGATTTGGCTCATTCTATCTTCACGTCAGCGGGCGAGGATGTTTTCCCTTTAATTATAAAGGCCGCCCGTTAAAATTAGATCTTGGGTTTATGGGCCCAAGCTATGTGCCCTCAGAGTCTGATCACTGCACCGATGGGAACTCGACCCTTTGCCGGTAATTCCTTACTTCGCGCTAAAGGCGAACTGGTAACTGGCGCTCACTTTTGAACCTTCAGGAGCTTTTGGAAATTGCCAAAACGGCATTTTTCCAAGGACACAATCTACGAAAGTCTTGTCCTTAATCTCTGAACTCGAATCTGCCGTAAACTTCGAGGCTTTGCCCTTATCATCCAATTCGAAATTGACTTGAAGCTTTCCTGCAAGTCCCGGGACCCGTACCACCGCATTCTTGTAGCAAACCTGAACCTCGTATTGATGAGGCACTATGGCTTGATGAATCTCCTCATTCGAAATTGCCAGAGCTGAGATCGAAACAAACAACCCAAAAAATATCAAACTGGATTTCATTGTGAACTCCTTAAAATACCATTTTGAACCACCCACGTCGAATTTCCAAATATATTTTAATTTAGTAGTAACTTTTAAAGGTGAGCTCCGTAATCCCATATATGAAATATATATTCCTCATATTAATGCTTGTTTTCTCTCAGCTATCGAGATTTCATCGCGGGAGACTGGCTCCGGCTACGAACTCGACTCCAGGTGATTTCTGATGATGCCGATTTCCCGGATCGAAAGTCGGTCAGAAAAGGTGATCCCGCACGAGCTGATACTTCCGAATGGCAAAATCGGCTCGAAATTTTTTTTCCCGGGATATAATAATGATTATTGGGGCGAACTCAATCTTGGACTAGCAAAGGATCTTGACGAGCAACAAGGCCTCTACGCGGACCTCCAAGTTAAAATTAAGTTATTCAACTTTCGCGTACCTTACGCCCAAATCTTGATCGAGCCCAACCTCTACGCCGGACTCGGTGGGGGCGATTCCTCTCACAATGAGTATCTGTATGGCCCCTCCGTGTCCAAGGGTGGAATCACAAATTACACCTATGGGGCATGGTTCGCCTTCCCTGAAGAGGCCGATCGATTTTACCCCATCATTCAGATTCGCCGCTTTGAAACGACCAGTGACTTTGCTTCCAGAGAGTTTGCTCAAGGTCGAGGCGAAGGTTGGTTGTTTTCATTCATTGCATCGGTGCAAGTTTTTTAAAAAGAAAACCAGTCTATATTAAAACAGACAAGTTTTTCTTCGGGAGATTTTTGAATTCGCTTTAAAAACTTTGCAATCAAGGCCACAAGCTCCTCCCTCAAAGCCTCCTTGTCTTTTTCAGACATAGACATCGGCGACGAGTAGAAGAGATCGTCATCGTGGGGCTGCTGTATCTTCTCCAGCGCTTTGAGACGCCAATTTCGTCGATGATTATTAATTAAAGGAGAATTTGAATCGAGATAAGTTGTTCTCGGTCCGACACTAATTTTACCGTCTTTTTCCACGCAGAGTCCGTTATCGACAAGAAATGTGATCACCTTATTGACGAGAGCTCGGTTCAGTCCAAAATAATCGGCCATCTCTTCGGGAGTATTATGGGTTGGTAATGCAGATAGCATTCTCAAGCCGCTGTAATACCAGTTCGAATAAAATATCGCTTTATTTTCGTCGGAGATTTCGTTGTGTTCGATGATCCGAGATTTAATATTTTTACCCTCAGCCAGTAGTTTTTTTTCTTCTTTAAGGTAAAAATCCCTGAGATCGTGAGTTCCGGCACGATCTTTATGAATCATGTTCACGAAGTACCGTGTTTCAAGATCACTCAATCCCAGAAATTGAGCGATACGAAGGCCTTGCTCCGGAGTCAAATGCCTAGATCCTTTAAAAATTTGGCTGATCGCCGTAGAGTTAACACCCAAATGAAGTGCCATCTGCCGAAACTGACCTCGACCTCGATGAGGCATCAGGGAGACTTTTTCGCGAACAAACTGCTTATAATTCGTAAAATTAAATATCGCCATAAATCATATATTTCAAATATTTAGCCAATAATATTTACATAAAAGTAAACTATAAACCTTATTGTTTAATAAATAAATCTATTTATTAAAACGTGCCTCATTTAGTTTCATTTTCGAAATTAACCGCAGGCTCGCCTGCAAGGAGATCTAAAATGAACAAACAAGCTATCTGTAAAACGAATCGTCACATCTGTAATACTTTCTGCTCAGACAACCAAAATTTGACGGGCACTAAATAAACACTAAACTCTTAACTCTCGAGGAATATATGAATAAATTCTTTCTAGCTCTATTAACCACAGTACAAATTTTCACCGCTCTTTGTAGCGAAGCTCAAGCCATTCCATCTATCACAACAAAAGCGGATGGCACCGCCGACGCCGGCGGAGGAACCGTCGAAAAATCAACCGAGGCTGACGTGCGCGCGGCCGTTGACGAAGCTCTTTTCATACTGACCGACGCAGAATTCTTTGAAAAACTCAGTCGAGCCCGAATTTACAGCTCGAAGAAACTGAGCGAACGTGAATCAGATCAACTCTACCGCATCCAAAGAACTCTGAGTTACCCCCCTCTCGCAGCAATTCTTCCACTTCTCGAAGGAAAATCTCGAGACGACTCAGATGCAGATCTCGAAAAACAAAGAGTACTTCTTAACAAGTATTTGAAAAAAACTCTGATCGAGTATATTGATAAAACTAAGATTTACTTTTTAGATAAGGGATCCTGCCCAGCGAGCGACAAAACGAATGCCGATGCGAGTGTCAGTGAATTTGATTTGAATGCAAAAATCTGCTTCAGCCTCGAAAATCTCAAAAATATTCCTAAAGAATCTTTATTAAAGCACGTGACCGGACTATGGGCGCACGAGATCGGTCACATGTTTGGATTTCAGGAAGACGTTGTCGTATTGCTTCAGAATAGGATCGTCGAGGCCTTTGATCAAATACACTACTTTTCTGGTGTCAGAATGCCCTCAGTGATACGCTCTTACATCTGGGATATCACCGTAGCTTTAGATTATGTGGCCTTTATGCTTGAGATGGATGAGGGTGCAACTCTTAACAACGTGGTGATGACTAAATCAATTAAGATCAGTCAACTTCGATATAAGTTAGGCTTCGCTGCTGGGTTAAATACTGCATTACTCGAGATATTTAATAACAGGTCAGCCGCACCACCGCTATTTAAAAAACCGGAAGTTCAAAAGTTAATCGCAAAAAGTTTGCCTCTCATTCAGTCTTTTAATGAATTCCTAAAAGAAAGCTTCAATTCGTCCGATGAGCAAGTAATGAGTCACGACTATCTCATCTCCCTTCGTGCCCAAGCTAAACTTATGAATGAAATCCAAAAGATCTTCGAAGACGTAGAGCATCTTCAGTTTTCAAAATAAATACTCAAGAAACTCCATTTATAAAAATGGAGTTTCTCCTCTTCTATTCTCTTCTCTCCCTTAATTGCAAATTGACTTTTCCTGTCACTCCACTAAAACAAGTCATGGTTTCCGTGATCATCCCCGTATACAATCGCAGCGAGCTCTTGCAACGAGCGATTGAGTCTGTGAGTCGACAGTCGACCGAGGACTTAGAAATTATTGTGGTGGATGATCATTCAACAGAAGATATTGAATCGCTGTGCAGCCATCTCCATTGTCGCTACTTACTGAACAGCGGCCGAGGAGTCAGCGCCGCCAGAAACGCCGGGATTGTGGCCGCAAAATTTCCCTACGTGGCGTTTTTAGATTCCGATGACGAGTGGCTTCCCGAAAAAATCGAAGTGCAACTCCAATACATGATGGAACGCCCTCACCTCCAGCTCTCTCACACCAACGAAACATGGATCCGCAACGGAAAAGA from Bdellovibrionales bacterium includes:
- the pbpC gene encoding penicillin-binding protein 1C, yielding MKRYGIVFLIVLVTALIASPFLKLKVLNGVSFSREVYDKNEVLLRLTLSGDEKYRIFTRLEDIHPQFVKSVLLLEDQYFYYHFGINPVALVRALLSINEDTGRSGASTITMQLARIRFGLKTRTLKGKLFQMVRALQLELTHSKKEILEAYLNLVPYGGPIEGVGAASRIYFHRSPKDLSLSESLLLAVIPQSPSRRSLVQGGETLNPSLLSARERLLRRWMEQHPGDREHLVNLQLPLVSQKLKSLPFLAPHFSEYALRMSTSVKIKTTLDLPQQKILEDKVKSYVERQSHFGIQNATALIVNHEDMSVVAAVGSKDFHDESIQGQVNGLLARRSPGSALKPFVYALAFQQGLGHPKTLLKDTPTEFALYDPENFDKKFLGPISTQEALIHSRNIPALTLSNQLRRPDFYEFLKSSDMHLPRDADYYGLSLVLGGTEISPWELAQFYAMLANKGRWQPLKIFETQKLESRQQLTPEASIVTLYMLTHTPPLHTGYHKKWTTSVYPVAWKTGTSHSFRDAWTVGVVGPYVVVTWVGNFDNAPNPQLIGRDMAAPLFFQIIDSLPDQHLKNPNWLQVAGTELKKINVCKLSGHLPGKYCPHQELTWYHPGVSPIKTCDIHRPVLISKRTGKRTCGELSGETAIEIYEFWPSDLKNLFAKAGIRRQEPPEFEAQCDLFAEDSKGQAPQITSPGRNISYLKSLSSASENNLMSLQAVADGDAKELYWFVDKNFIGKTKTDQTLQYSPTVGEHLISVVDDRGRADHRTIQIEAVQ
- a CDS encoding TIGR02147 family protein; the protein is MAIFNFTNYKQFVREKVSLMPHRGRGQFRQMALHLGVNSTAISQIFKGSRHLTPEQGLRIAQFLGLSDLETRYFVNMIHKDRAGTHDLRDFYLKEEKKLLAEGKNIKSRIIEHNEISDENKAIFYSNWYYSGLRMLSALPTHNTPEEMADYFGLNRALVNKVITFLVDNGLCVEKDGKISVGPRTTYLDSNSPLINNHRRNWRLKALEKIQQPHDDDLFYSSPMSMSEKDKEALREELVALIAKFLKRIQKSPEEKLVCFNIDWFSF
- a CDS encoding AgmX/PglI C-terminal domain-containing protein → MKSSLIFFGLFVSISALAISNEEIHQAIVPHQYEVQVCYKNAVVRVPGLAGKLQVNFELDDKGKASKFTADSSSEIKDKTFVDCVLGKMPFWQFPKAPEGSKVSASYQFAFSAK